A portion of the Lolium rigidum isolate FL_2022 chromosome 1, APGP_CSIRO_Lrig_0.1, whole genome shotgun sequence genome contains these proteins:
- the LOC124688604 gene encoding diacylglycerol kinase 1-like, with the protein MEEEIDTPRDSSSKPCGPLEEYRIPDYILKPDAQQVLVDHAPQCPVLVFINSKSGGQLGSSLITTYRELLNEAQVIDLSEEAPDKVLRRLYVNVERLKIEGDILAVQIWRTMRLIVAGGDGTASWLLGVVSDLKLSHPPPVATVPLGTGNNLPFSFGWGKKNPSTDQEAVKSFLGLVKHAKEIKIDSWHLLLRMRAPKEGPCEPIAPLELPHSLHAFHRVSSGDSHDVEGYHTFRGGFWNYFSMGMDAEVSYAFHSERKRNPEKFKNQMTNQGAYAKLGLKQGWFCASLSHPSSRNIPQFAKVKVMKRAGGHWEELQIHHSIRSIVCLNLPSFSGGFNPWGTPGTRRAEDREFTAPYVDDGLLEVVGFRDAWHGLVLLAPNGHGHRLAQAHRIRFEFHKGAADHTFMRVDGEPWKQPLPKDDDTIVVEISCLGQVTMLANEPCKSKSFSDPLSSLGHDSHHHDHGDEDKDGVGDEDEWEDGRRKFGAADTFKLPDEIDIAHLS; encoded by the exons ATGGAAGAGGAGATAGACACCCCTAGAGATTCTTCTTCTAAGCCGTGTGGGCCTTTGGAGGAGTACCGTATTCCAGATTACATTTTAAAACCAGATGCCCAACAGGTGCTTGTTGATCATGCTCCACAATGTCCTGTATTAGTGTTCATCAACTCGAAATCTGGTGGCCAACTTGGAAGTAGCTTGATCACCACATACCGTGAGCTTCTCAATGAAGCCCAG GTTATTGATCTGTCAGAAGAGGCTCCGGATAAGGTTTTGCGCCGTTTGTATGTCAACGTTGAAAGGCTCAAGATTGAGGGGGACATTCTCGCTGTTCAAATTTGGAGGACGATGAGATTAATT GTTgcaggcggcgatggtacagcaaGTTGGCTGCTTGGGGTAGTGAGCGATCTTAAGCTTTCCCACCCCCCTCCAGTTGCTACCGTACCTCTGGGAACTGGAAACAACCTTCCATTTTCATTTGGATGG GGAAAGAAAAATCCTTCTACAGACCAAGAGGCTGTAAAATCGTTCCTTGGGCTTGTGAAACACGCAAAAGAGATTAAAATTGATAG TTGGCATCTACTTTTGAGGATGCGAGCTCCAAAGGAAGGTCCATGTGAACCCATTGCTCCCTTAGAGTTGCCTCATTCACTACATGCGTTCCACCGTGTGTCAAGTGGTGACTCACACGATGTG GAAGGTTACCACACATTCCGCGGAGGATTTTGGAATTACTTCAGTATGG GGATGGATGCAGAAGTGTCTTATGCATTTCATTCTGAAAGGAAGAGAAATCCAGAGAAATTCAAAAACCAGATGACCAATCAG GGTGCATATGCTAAGCTTGGACTTAAACAAGGATGGTTTTGTGCATCTCTAAGTCATCCGTCTTCGAG GAATATTCCTCAATTTGCAAAGGTGAAGGTTATGAAAAGAGCTGGTGGCCACTGGGAAGAACTACAAATTCATCACAG CATTCGGTCGATCGTCTGTCTCAATCTGCCTAGTTTTTCCGGAGGTTTCAATCCATGGGGCACACCTGGCACGAGAAGAGCAGAAGAT AGGGAATTCACAGCGCCTTACGTTGAtgatggtcttcttgaggttgttGGGTTTCGTGATGCTTGGCATGGGCTGGTTTTGCTGGCTCCTAATGGACACGGCCATCGCCTTGCACAG GCCCACAGGATCCGCTTCGAGTTCCACAAAGGTGCGGCGGACCACACATTCATGAGGGTCGATGGGGAGCCATGGAAGCAGCCCCTCCCAAAGGACGACGACACTATCGTTGTGGAGATCTCCTGCCTAGGTCAGGTGACCATGCTAGCGAATGAGCCCTGCAAGTCGAAGAGCTTCAGTGACCCGTTGTCGTCGCTCGGTCATGATAGCCACCACCACGACCATGGCGATGAAGACAAGGATGGTGTTGGGGACGAGGATGAGTGGGAGGATGGCAGGAGGAAGTTTGGGGCCGCGGATACGTTCAAGCTCCCTGATGAGATCGACATTGCTCATCTCAGCTGA